CTCGCGCTCCAGCATCGTGCGGTATCCCTCCACCAGTTGACGCTGGCGCGCGCGCAGCCGCCGCAGCGTCTCCTCCTCCTTCTCGATGGCGCGCATGGCTTCATCGCGCACCCGCTCCGCCTCGTGCTCCGCCTCGCGCCGCATCAGAGAGGCTTCCTTGGTAGCCTGCTCCCGGACTTCCTCTCGCATCTGCTGCGCGCTCACGAGTGCCTCGGTGAGCGCCTTCTCGCGGTCCTTGTACTCGCCGGCGCTGGACCGGAGCTCGGCTATTTCCTCGCCCAGTCGCCGATTGTCCTTGACGAGGGCCTCGAGCCGATCGGCCACCAGGTCGAGAAAATCGTCGACGTGGCCGGGCTCGTAACCCCTCAGCCCCTTCGGAAAGTCCGCCTTCTTCTGTCGTACCTCGAGCGGTGTCAGGTCGATCATAGTCCACGCTCCCCCAGCAGTACCGTCCCCAATCGCACCATGGTGCTCCCCTCCTCCACGGCCACTTCGTAATCCAGCGACATCCCCATCGACAGGTGGCGCGGTTCGAACGCCCCCACCCCCCCCGCGCACTCGTCGAAGATCTCTCTGGCGCGCCGAAACGTCTCGCGCACCGGCCTCTCATCCTCGATCAGAGGCGCCATCGTCATTAGGCCGGTGATGCGCAGTCCGGGCAACTCGCTGATCCGGCCTATCTCCTCTACGTGGTCCGAAGGGATGCCGCCCTTGGCTTGCTCCCCGGACACGTTGACCTGCACCAATCCCTGCACGGCACGCCCGCTGCGGCCCGCTTCGCGGGACAGCTCCTCCGCCAGCCGGCGCGAGTCTATCGAGTGGATCAGCGAGAATAGGGGCACCGCCCGGCGCACCTTGTTGCGCTGCAGGTGACCAATGAGGTGCCATTCGGCGGGACCCGGCGCACCCATCGACTCCAACCGGGCGACCTTGTCGGCGAGCTCCTGCACGCGGTTCTCGCCGCACGAGCGGACTCCCTCGGCGGCGACCGCCAGGGCAGCGTCCAGCGGGTGACCCTTGGTCACCGCCACGAGCGCCACGTCCTGGCCCCGACCACCACGCTCGCGGGCCCGTCCGATGCGCTCTCGGACCTCCGGCAAGGCGATCCGCAGTCGCTCTCGGTACCCTTCGATGTCCA
The sequence above is drawn from the Gemmatimonadota bacterium genome and encodes:
- a CDS encoding DivIVA domain-containing protein; the encoded protein is MIDLTPLEVRQKKADFPKGLRGYEPGHVDDFLDLVADRLEALVKDNRRLGEEIAELRSSAGEYKDREKALTEALVSAQQMREEVREQATKEASLMRREAEHEAERVRDEAMRAIEKEEETLRRLRARQRQLVEGYRTMLERE
- a CDS encoding YggS family pyridoxal phosphate-dependent enzyme, with amino-acid sequence MDIEGYRERLRIALPEVRERIGRARERGGRGQDVALVAVTKGHPLDAALAVAAEGVRSCGENRVQELADKVARLESMGAPGPAEWHLIGHLQRNKVRRAVPLFSLIHSIDSRRLAEELSREAGRSGRAVQGLVQVNVSGEQAKGGIPSDHVEEIGRISELPGLRITGLMTMAPLIEDERPVRETFRRAREIFDECAGGVGAFEPRHLSMGMSLDYEVAVEEGSTMVRLGTVLLGERGL